One genomic segment of Actinoplanes ianthinogenes includes these proteins:
- a CDS encoding PAS domain S-box protein gives MEVVVESRDALPGLLIDTAPDAIVISRSDGTITIANRRAHEMFGYPPGDLVGHSVDLLVPAEVRDRHPGQRARYLSGAHRPLRRLPLRGLRRDGTIFAVEISLSAVQGADGQTYVTSVLRDDTAQREAARTRALLASVVQSSHDAIVTTDLDGLVLSWNPGAELLYGFTAADMIGRPIDRIIPPDRRSDEEQIRTLIRLGGRVDRYRAARLTATGQVIVVNTLISPLVDERGTMFGTTTTTRDITERERTEARVQAILDAAPDALLGVGEAGAVVLVNAEAERLFGHRRHDLIDTPVSRLLPDGLPRVSAVLRTGGDSTPLDTERTGDGEQRWAKRRAIRSDGAELPVDIACSALHTETGVITVAAVRDITDRLAAEAERRRLREETDRQKLEARMQQAQRLESLGQLAGGIAHDFNNLLAVILNYAAFIIEDAAGSAPAADAEQIARAARRGSDLTHQLLAFARREVIRPRPLDLNTVVTEVHQMLERSLGEHITLTVRTADALPAVMADPGQLEQVLVNLAVNARDAMPTGGRLTIDTAEVRVDADHSAARAGLSIGRYLRLRVSDTGTGMPKEVIDKAFEPFFTTKPSGQGTGLGLATVYGIITQAGGTAQIYSEPGIGTTFTILLPVTDVQAQEITAEDTAAGLTGHGATVLVAEDEDALREVTSRILRRGGYTVLTANGGEEALRLAAENRIDVLLTDVIMPGMLGKDLADAVTTRYPRTKVLFMSGYAQPVLTNHGTLAVGVHLLEKPFTSAELMRALHDELQAKP, from the coding sequence ATGGAGGTCGTGGTGGAGTCACGTGACGCCCTGCCCGGGCTCTTGATCGACACCGCCCCGGACGCGATCGTCATCAGCCGCTCGGACGGCACCATCACCATCGCCAACCGCCGCGCCCACGAGATGTTCGGATACCCGCCCGGCGACCTGGTCGGCCACTCCGTCGACCTGCTGGTGCCGGCGGAGGTCCGCGACCGGCACCCCGGGCAGCGCGCCCGCTACCTCTCCGGCGCGCACCGGCCGCTGCGCCGGTTGCCGCTGCGCGGGCTGCGGCGGGACGGAACGATCTTCGCGGTGGAGATCTCGCTCTCCGCGGTGCAGGGGGCGGACGGGCAGACGTACGTCACCTCGGTCCTGCGCGACGACACCGCGCAGCGCGAGGCGGCCCGGACCCGCGCCCTCCTCGCGTCCGTGGTCCAGTCGTCGCACGACGCGATCGTCACCACCGACCTGGACGGCCTGGTCCTGTCCTGGAACCCGGGCGCCGAGCTGCTCTACGGGTTCACCGCCGCCGACATGATCGGCCGGCCGATCGACCGGATCATCCCGCCCGACCGGCGCTCCGACGAGGAACAGATCCGCACCCTGATCCGGCTCGGCGGCCGGGTGGACCGGTACCGGGCCGCCCGGCTCACCGCCACCGGCCAGGTCATCGTGGTCAACACGCTGATCTCACCGCTGGTCGACGAGCGCGGCACGATGTTCGGCACCACCACCACGACCCGGGACATCACCGAGCGGGAACGCACCGAGGCCCGGGTCCAGGCGATCCTGGACGCGGCCCCGGACGCGCTGCTCGGCGTCGGCGAGGCCGGCGCGGTGGTGCTGGTCAACGCCGAGGCGGAGCGGCTGTTCGGGCACCGCCGGCACGACCTGATCGACACCCCGGTGTCCCGGCTGCTGCCGGACGGGCTGCCGCGGGTCTCCGCGGTGCTGCGCACCGGCGGCGACTCCACCCCGCTGGACACCGAGCGCACCGGGGACGGCGAGCAACGCTGGGCCAAACGCCGGGCGATCCGCAGCGACGGCGCCGAGCTGCCGGTCGACATCGCGTGCAGCGCGCTGCACACCGAGACCGGCGTGATCACCGTGGCCGCGGTCCGGGACATCACCGACCGGCTGGCCGCCGAGGCCGAGCGGCGCCGGCTGCGCGAGGAGACCGACCGGCAGAAGCTGGAGGCCCGGATGCAGCAGGCACAGCGCCTGGAGAGCCTGGGACAGCTGGCCGGCGGCATCGCGCACGACTTCAACAACCTGCTCGCGGTGATCCTCAACTACGCGGCGTTCATCATCGAGGACGCGGCCGGCAGCGCGCCGGCCGCCGACGCCGAGCAGATCGCCCGGGCCGCCCGGCGCGGCAGCGACCTGACCCACCAGCTGCTCGCCTTCGCCCGGCGGGAGGTGATCCGGCCGCGACCGCTGGACCTCAACACGGTGGTGACCGAGGTCCACCAGATGCTGGAGCGGTCGCTCGGCGAACACATCACCCTCACCGTACGCACGGCCGACGCGCTGCCCGCCGTGATGGCCGACCCGGGCCAGCTGGAGCAGGTGCTGGTGAACCTGGCGGTGAACGCCCGGGACGCGATGCCGACCGGCGGCCGGCTCACCATCGACACCGCCGAGGTCCGGGTCGACGCGGACCACTCGGCCGCCCGGGCCGGCCTGAGCATCGGCCGTTACCTGAGGTTGCGCGTCTCGGACACCGGCACCGGCATGCCCAAGGAGGTGATCGACAAGGCGTTCGAGCCGTTCTTCACCACCAAGCCGAGCGGGCAGGGGACCGGGCTCGGGCTGGCCACCGTCTACGGGATCATCACGCAGGCCGGCGGGACGGCGCAGATCTACTCCGAGCCGGGGATCGGGACCACGTTCACCATCCTGCTGCCGGTCACCGACGTGCAGGCGCAGGAGATCACCGCGGAGGACACGGCCGCCGGGCTGACCGGGCACGGGGCGACGGTGCTGGTGGCCGAGGACGAGGACGCGTTGCGCGAGGTGACCAGCCGGATCCTGCGGCGCGGCGGGTACACCGTGCTGACCGCGAACGGGGGCGAGGAGGCGCTGCGGCTGGCCGCCGAGAACCGGATCGACGTGCTGCTCACCGACGTGATCATGCCGGGGATGCTGGGCAAGGACCTGGCGGACGCGGTCACCACCCGGTACCCCCGGACGAAGGTGCTGTTCATGTCCGGTTATGCCCAGCCGGTGCTGACCAACCACGGCACCCTCGCGGTCGGCGTGCACCTGCTGGAGAAGCCGTTCACCAGTGCGGAGCTGATGCGGGCTTTGCACGATGAGCTGCAAGCGAAACCGTGA
- a CDS encoding glycoside hydrolase family 15 protein: MAYRRIGRGLAAALLALPPLAGVSADPGDTPQYLPADKTGLVTSAGTGSKVWATVQKSGGLGEIFYPDLGTPSARALSFVVSGPSSAETRLTDERSLSFAQRLSGPSGKWQILLRYATDPNRSTVLVDVEFRAPKGYQLQVVYDPALGNSRGGDTGSVQGDALLAVDGDVASALVASPGFRSTSSSAPGDLVQTGRLSGRHTTLALAFGPSTGAALAGARAGLRRGFDPIARDYAAGWHHYLDGLRRPPSVADRTLWRVSAMILAASEDKTHRGAYVAAPASPWAFGRDDPSGPYHLVWARDLYQIATGLLAAGDRAGAERALDYLFTVQQKPDGSFPQNSRLDGTPVWGGLQLDEVGLPIVLAYQLGRTDAATWAHVRRAADFLIGFEQDGNRAPWSPQDRWENQSGYSPATIAAEIAGLVCAASIAEANGDAAAAARYLAVADRWQAAVKGWTVTTTGPYSAKPYFLRLTKDGKPDQGTTYDIGDSGPSGVDQRRVVDPGFLELARLGVLPAADPVFGDSLRVVDAQLAAGPFWHRASFDGYGEKADGSQWDYPLPADSLITRGRAWPLLNGERGEYLLGAGSARAARAQLAVLASAAGPSRMLPEQVWDQYPPYRPLGTPSTSATPLAWTHAQYLRLAGDLAAGRVVERPAAVADRYSQTSPSPSRS, encoded by the coding sequence ATGGCGTACCGGAGAATCGGCCGCGGCCTGGCGGCGGCCCTGCTTGCCCTGCCCCCGCTGGCCGGCGTTTCCGCTGATCCCGGCGATACTCCGCAATATCTGCCGGCGGACAAGACCGGCCTGGTGACCTCGGCCGGCACCGGCAGCAAGGTGTGGGCCACCGTGCAGAAGTCGGGCGGCCTCGGCGAGATCTTCTATCCCGATCTGGGTACGCCGAGCGCACGCGCACTGAGTTTCGTGGTCTCCGGCCCCTCGTCCGCCGAGACCAGGCTGACCGACGAGCGCAGCCTCAGCTTCGCGCAGCGGCTGTCCGGCCCGTCCGGAAAATGGCAGATCCTCCTTCGGTACGCCACCGACCCGAACCGGTCGACGGTGCTCGTCGACGTGGAGTTCCGCGCCCCGAAGGGCTACCAGCTCCAGGTGGTTTACGACCCGGCGCTGGGCAACAGCCGGGGCGGCGACACCGGCAGCGTGCAGGGCGACGCCCTGCTGGCCGTGGACGGCGACGTGGCCAGCGCCCTGGTGGCGTCCCCCGGCTTCCGCTCGACGTCCAGCAGCGCGCCCGGGGACCTGGTGCAGACCGGCCGGCTCAGCGGCCGGCACACCACTCTCGCGCTCGCCTTCGGCCCGTCCACCGGCGCGGCGCTGGCCGGCGCCCGGGCCGGTCTGCGGCGCGGCTTCGACCCGATCGCCCGGGACTACGCGGCCGGCTGGCACCACTACCTGGACGGGCTGCGCCGGCCGCCGTCGGTCGCCGACCGCACGCTCTGGCGGGTGTCCGCGATGATCCTGGCGGCCAGTGAGGACAAGACCCACCGGGGCGCCTACGTGGCCGCGCCGGCCTCGCCCTGGGCCTTCGGGCGCGACGACCCGTCCGGGCCGTACCACCTGGTCTGGGCCCGGGACCTCTACCAGATCGCGACCGGGCTGCTGGCGGCCGGCGACCGGGCCGGCGCCGAGCGGGCCCTCGACTACCTGTTCACCGTGCAGCAGAAGCCGGACGGGTCGTTCCCGCAGAACTCGCGGCTGGACGGCACCCCGGTCTGGGGCGGCCTGCAACTGGACGAGGTCGGGCTGCCGATCGTGCTCGCCTACCAGCTGGGCCGCACCGACGCGGCGACCTGGGCGCACGTGCGCCGCGCGGCCGACTTCCTGATCGGCTTCGAGCAGGACGGCAACCGGGCGCCGTGGAGCCCGCAGGACCGCTGGGAGAACCAGTCCGGGTACTCGCCGGCCACCATCGCCGCGGAGATCGCCGGCCTGGTCTGCGCCGCGTCGATCGCCGAGGCGAACGGGGACGCCGCGGCGGCCGCCCGTTACCTCGCGGTCGCCGACCGGTGGCAGGCCGCGGTCAAGGGCTGGACGGTGACCACCACCGGGCCGTACTCGGCGAAACCGTATTTCCTGCGGCTGACCAAGGACGGCAAGCCGGACCAGGGCACCACCTACGACATCGGGGACAGCGGGCCGTCCGGGGTCGACCAGCGGCGGGTGGTCGACCCGGGCTTCCTGGAACTCGCCCGGCTCGGCGTGCTGCCGGCCGCAGACCCGGTCTTCGGCGACTCGCTGCGGGTGGTCGACGCCCAGCTCGCGGCCGGGCCGTTCTGGCACCGGGCGTCGTTCGACGGGTACGGCGAGAAGGCCGACGGCAGCCAGTGGGACTATCCGCTGCCGGCCGACTCGCTGATCACCCGGGGCCGCGCCTGGCCGCTGCTCAACGGCGAACGCGGCGAATACCTGCTTGGCGCGGGCTCGGCCCGGGCGGCCCGGGCACAGCTGGCCGTCCTGGCGAGCGCGGCCGGACCCAGCCGGATGCTGCCCGAGCAGGTCTGGGACCAGTACCCGCCGTACCGCCCGCTGGGCACGCCGAGCACCTCGGCGACGCCGCTGGCCTGGACCCACGCGCAGTACCTGCGGCTCGCCGGGGACCTGGCCGCCGGCCGGGTGGTGGAGCGGCCGGCGGCGGTGGCGGACCGTTACTCGCAGACCTCGCCGTCGCCGTCGCGGTCCTGA
- a CDS encoding excalibur calcium-binding domain-containing protein: protein MPYAPPGRPPSRWKPWHKVTLGVVAALGLCVCGVAAFAPDSPKTPAGPESTAAAQQVADSSTAPATEAVVATPTATKTTTPAAPKTTKPKPAPTTTKPVYYANCAAVEAAGLYEIRKGQPGYRKALDRDGDGVACEADDTEPADDDTGDDDGGDSGSGGTDPRFRTCAEANANGYGPYREGVDPEYDWYQDRDGDGEVCE from the coding sequence ATGCCCTACGCGCCGCCCGGCAGGCCGCCGTCCAGGTGGAAGCCGTGGCACAAGGTCACCCTCGGCGTGGTGGCGGCCCTCGGCCTCTGCGTGTGCGGCGTCGCGGCCTTCGCCCCGGACAGCCCGAAGACCCCGGCCGGACCGGAGAGCACCGCGGCCGCCCAGCAGGTCGCCGACTCCTCGACCGCTCCGGCGACCGAGGCCGTGGTCGCGACACCGACGGCCACGAAGACCACCACGCCGGCCGCCCCGAAGACGACCAAGCCGAAACCCGCACCCACCACGACGAAGCCCGTCTACTACGCCAACTGCGCCGCCGTCGAGGCCGCCGGGCTCTACGAGATCCGCAAGGGGCAGCCCGGTTACCGCAAGGCCCTGGACCGCGACGGCGACGGCGTGGCCTGCGAGGCCGACGACACCGAGCCGGCCGACGACGACACCGGTGACGACGACGGCGGCGACTCCGGCAGCGGCGGGACCGACCCGCGCTTCCGGACCTGCGCCGAGGCGAACGCCAACGGCTACGGCCCGTACCGCGAGGGTGTCGACCCGGAGTACGACTGGTATCAGGACCGCGACGGCGACGGCGAGGTCTGCGAGTAA
- a CDS encoding sensor histidine kinase, giving the protein MPVPLIDELPFDLAELVRSTLAAHRAEADEHDVVLLHAIAPAVALGHPELAGHLVTSLVENAIRSTEPTGWAGVTVRSDALRAVLTVVNTGPATAGDQVPAMASRSGAIVTVTPRPEGGLVVEAAFPAARHVADRRRAPLSPRSEPGTETPAQW; this is encoded by the coding sequence ATGCCGGTGCCGCTGATCGACGAGCTGCCCTTCGACCTGGCCGAGCTGGTCCGGTCGACGCTGGCCGCACACCGTGCCGAGGCCGACGAGCACGACGTGGTGCTGCTGCACGCCATCGCGCCGGCGGTCGCGCTTGGGCACCCGGAGCTGGCCGGCCACCTGGTGACCAGCCTGGTCGAGAACGCCATCCGGAGCACCGAGCCGACGGGCTGGGCCGGGGTGACGGTCCGCAGCGACGCTCTGCGCGCCGTCCTCACCGTGGTGAACACCGGTCCGGCGACCGCCGGCGACCAGGTGCCGGCCATGGCCAGCCGGTCGGGGGCGATCGTCACCGTCACGCCGCGGCCCGAGGGCGGGCTGGTCGTCGAGGCGGCGTTCCCGGCGGCCCGGCACGTGGCGGATCGGCGCAGGGCACCCCTGTCTCCGCGGTCAGAACCCGGAACAGAAACTCCCGCACAGTGGTGA
- a CDS encoding SAM-dependent methyltransferase, which translates to MSDQVDPHTVSPARRWNYWLGGKDHFQVDRDSGDRIAAAYPAVRTTAREGRAFHQRAVRFLAAEAGIRQFLDIGTGLPAPDNTHEVAQAVAPDAKVVYVDNDPMVLAHARALMIGGATTYVDADLRDPGKILAAPEVRELLDPDRPVGILLISVLHFLTGDDQARAVVRELLAAAPPGSYLVATHATMDFVSPEHAAMYHAMYQAGQVDALARDRAAVARFFDGLALVEPGLVAACDWRPEQAERPTPAEVALYAGVARK; encoded by the coding sequence ATGAGCGATCAGGTGGATCCGCACACGGTGTCACCGGCCCGCCGCTGGAATTACTGGCTCGGCGGCAAGGACCACTTCCAGGTCGACCGTGACTCGGGGGATCGGATCGCGGCGGCCTATCCCGCCGTGCGGACCACCGCGCGGGAGGGTCGTGCCTTCCACCAGCGTGCGGTGCGGTTCCTGGCCGCGGAGGCGGGCATCCGCCAGTTCCTCGACATCGGCACCGGCCTGCCCGCCCCGGACAACACGCACGAGGTGGCTCAGGCGGTCGCCCCGGACGCCAAGGTCGTCTATGTCGACAACGACCCGATGGTCCTGGCGCACGCCCGGGCCCTGATGATCGGCGGCGCCACGACGTATGTGGACGCCGACCTCCGCGACCCCGGCAAGATCCTGGCCGCCCCCGAGGTGCGCGAGCTGCTCGATCCCGACCGGCCGGTCGGCATCCTGCTGATCTCGGTGCTGCACTTCCTGACCGGCGACGACCAGGCCCGTGCCGTGGTCCGCGAGCTGCTGGCCGCCGCGCCGCCGGGCAGCTACCTGGTCGCCACCCACGCGACCATGGACTTCGTCAGCCCCGAGCACGCCGCGATGTACCACGCGATGTATCAGGCCGGCCAGGTCGACGCGCTGGCCCGCGACCGGGCCGCGGTGGCCCGCTTCTTCGACGGGCTGGCGCTCGTCGAGCCGGGGCTCGTCGCGGCCTGCGACTGGCGCCCCGAGCAGGCCGAACGACCCACCCCGGCCGAGGTGGCGCTTTACGCGGGAGTCGCCCGGAAGTGA
- a CDS encoding malate dehydrogenase: MTKTPVTVTVTGAAGQIGYALLFRIASGHLLGADVPVRLRLLEIPAATKAAQGTAMELDDCAFPLLAGVDVFDDPKAAFDGVNVALLVGARPRTKGMERGDLLEANGGIFGPQGAAINAGAASDVRVLVVGNPANTNALIAQQHAPDVPADRFTAMTRLDHNRALAQLAAKLQVPVAELRKVTIWGNHSATQYPDVFHAEAAGRAVKDLVDQAWLADEFIPRVAKRGAEIIEVRGASSAASAASAAIDHVHTWVNGTAEGDWTSAAIVSDGSYGVPAGLISSFPVTSTGGKWEIVQGLEISEFSRARIDASVAELQEERTAVQGLGLIK, translated from the coding sequence ATGACTAAGACACCGGTCACCGTCACCGTGACGGGCGCAGCCGGCCAGATCGGCTACGCGCTGCTGTTCCGCATCGCCTCCGGTCACCTGCTCGGCGCGGACGTACCGGTCCGCCTGCGCCTGCTGGAGATCCCGGCCGCCACCAAGGCCGCCCAGGGCACCGCGATGGAGCTCGACGACTGCGCGTTCCCGCTGCTCGCCGGCGTCGACGTGTTCGACGACCCGAAGGCCGCCTTCGACGGCGTCAACGTGGCGCTGCTGGTCGGCGCCCGCCCGCGGACCAAGGGCATGGAGCGGGGCGACCTGCTCGAGGCGAACGGTGGCATCTTCGGCCCGCAGGGCGCCGCGATCAACGCGGGCGCCGCCTCCGACGTGCGCGTCCTGGTGGTCGGCAACCCGGCCAACACCAACGCCCTGATCGCCCAGCAGCACGCGCCGGACGTCCCGGCCGACCGCTTCACCGCGATGACCCGCCTGGACCACAACCGGGCCCTCGCCCAGCTCGCCGCCAAGCTCCAGGTCCCGGTCGCCGAGCTGCGCAAGGTCACCATCTGGGGTAACCACTCCGCCACGCAGTACCCGGACGTCTTCCACGCCGAGGCCGCCGGCCGAGCGGTCAAGGACCTGGTCGACCAGGCCTGGCTCGCCGACGAGTTCATCCCGCGGGTCGCCAAGCGCGGCGCCGAGATCATCGAGGTCCGCGGCGCGTCCTCGGCCGCGTCGGCCGCCTCCGCCGCGATCGACCACGTGCACACCTGGGTCAACGGCACCGCCGAGGGCGACTGGACGTCGGCCGCCATCGTCTCCGACGGCTCCTACGGCGTGCCGGCCGGCCTGATCTCCTCGTTCCCGGTCACCTCGACGGGCGGCAAGTGGGAGATCGTCCAGGGCCTGGAGATCAGCGAGTTCTCCCGCGCCCGGATCGACGCCTCGGTCGCCGAGCTCCAGGAGGAGCGGACCGCGGTGCAGGGTCTCGGCCTGATCAAGTAA
- a CDS encoding cupin domain-containing protein, with translation MEPVAVYHLTDVTVGHEPSHPDEVVAGEPTTGAVTVTTLDGLGVEVGVWEMSTGAVRDVEAEEAFLVLSGRATIETDSSTTTVKQGDLVRLAAGTKTVWTVTEPIRKLYVTGM, from the coding sequence ATGGAGCCAGTAGCGGTCTATCACCTCACCGACGTCACCGTCGGCCACGAGCCGAGTCACCCGGACGAGGTCGTCGCGGGCGAGCCGACCACCGGGGCGGTCACCGTCACCACCCTGGACGGGCTGGGCGTGGAGGTCGGCGTGTGGGAGATGAGCACCGGCGCGGTTCGTGATGTGGAGGCCGAGGAGGCGTTCCTGGTCCTGTCCGGCCGGGCGACGATCGAAACGGATTCGTCGACGACCACCGTCAAACAGGGCGATCTGGTACGCCTGGCCGCGGGCACCAAGACCGTCTGGACGGTGACCGAGCCGATCCGCAAGCTCTACGTCACCGGGATGTGA
- a CDS encoding sporulation protein has translation MVFKKLLGAMGVGGPSVDTVLSNPSTYPGAPLTGQVNLTGGTQEADIEHITLALVTRMEVEGGGGDYSTTGDFFRLTVAGPTRIYPGQQLSIPFRIDMPWETPVTTAYGQQLRGMVMGVRTEVSIARALDKGDLDPVYVHPLPIQQKILDAFGQLGFRFKSADLEYGQIYGVHQTLPFYQEIEYWPAPQYAHAVNEVELTFVTSPHQVEVVLEFDKRGGLFHSGHDTYSRYTVSHHDADTTDWRSVVDGWVRQAVDRHKSRPGYGAPGHGAYGAPGYPPPPPPGYGHGGHGYGHGPSHHGHYRHGSGMGGAVLGAVGGLAAGYFVGEAIEDAFEDFGGDD, from the coding sequence GTGGTCTTCAAGAAGTTGCTGGGCGCCATGGGCGTCGGCGGTCCGAGCGTCGACACCGTGCTGAGCAACCCGAGCACCTATCCGGGAGCACCGCTGACCGGTCAGGTCAACCTCACCGGCGGCACTCAGGAAGCGGACATCGAGCACATCACGCTCGCCCTGGTCACCCGCATGGAGGTGGAGGGCGGCGGCGGTGACTACTCGACGACCGGCGACTTCTTCCGCCTGACCGTGGCCGGCCCGACCCGGATCTACCCGGGTCAGCAGCTGTCCATCCCGTTCCGCATCGACATGCCGTGGGAGACCCCGGTGACGACGGCGTACGGGCAGCAGCTGCGCGGCATGGTGATGGGCGTGCGCACCGAGGTGTCCATCGCCCGTGCGCTGGACAAGGGCGACCTCGACCCGGTCTACGTGCACCCGCTGCCGATCCAGCAGAAGATCCTCGACGCCTTCGGCCAGCTCGGCTTCCGCTTCAAGTCCGCCGACCTGGAGTACGGTCAGATCTACGGCGTCCACCAGACCCTCCCGTTCTACCAGGAGATCGAGTACTGGCCCGCCCCGCAGTACGCGCACGCCGTCAACGAGGTCGAGCTCACCTTCGTGACCAGCCCGCACCAGGTCGAGGTGGTCCTGGAGTTCGACAAGCGCGGCGGCCTGTTCCACAGCGGTCACGACACCTACAGCCGTTACACGGTCTCCCACCACGACGCGGACACCACCGACTGGCGGTCGGTCGTGGACGGCTGGGTCCGGCAGGCGGTCGACCGGCACAAGTCCCGCCCGGGTTACGGCGCTCCCGGCCACGGCGCCTACGGCGCTCCGGGCTACCCGCCGCCCCCGCCGCCCGGTTACGGCCACGGTGGACACGGTTACGGGCACGGTCCCTCGCACCACGGGCACTATCGGCACGGCAGTGGGATGGGTGGCGCCGTCCTCGGGGCGGTCGGCGGTCTGGCCGCCGGCTATTTCGTCGGTGAGGCCATCGAGGACGCCTTCGAGGACTTCGGCGGAGACGACTGA